The region AATTCATCTTAAATTCGTGGCTGACTCTCTAGAACTAGTAATCGATACCATTATGGCCCGAGAAGTTTTGGATTCTCGTGGCAATCCAACTGTAGAGGCTGAAGTGCTTTTAGAAGGAGGGGCTATTGGACGTTCGATTGTTCCAAGTGGCGCAAGCACTGGAGCCCATGAGGCTCATGAATTAAGAGATGGTGGTAAACGTTATCTTGGTAAAGGAGTTATCAAGGCTGTTGGTCATATAGAAGAAACTATTGCTCCTGCTCTATGTGGCCTTTCTGCTTTAGATCAAGCCACAGTTGATTCGGTAATGAAACAACTCGATGATACAGACAATAAATCAAATCTTGGTGCAAATTCAATTCTTGCTGTAAGCATGGCAACAGCAAGAGCGGCGGCTAATGGATTGGGTTTGCCTTTGTATAGGTATTTAGGTGGACCAATGTCATCTTTATTGCCAGTGCCATTGATGAACGTCATTAACGGAGGAGAACATGCTGCAAATAATTTAGATTTTCAGGAATTTATGTTGGTTCCTCATGGTGCTGAAAGCTTCAGAGAAGCATTAAGAATGGGAGCTGAGGTTTTTCATACGCTTAAAGATTTATTGATTCAGAAAGGTTTATCAACAGCTGTGGGTGATGAAGGAGGATTTGCTCCAAATCTTGAAAGTAATAAAGCTGCAGGTGACCTTTTAATGCAAGCAATTGAACAGGCTGGATTTATCCCAGGGGAGCAAATCTCTTTAGCTTTGGATGTTGCAAGTACGGAATTTTATAAGGAAGGGCAATATTTTTATGGTGGGAATTCCTATTCCAGCGAGCAAATGGTTGAGGAATTGGCTGGGTTAGTTAATTCATTCCCAATCATTTCTATTGAAGATGGATTAGCTGAAGATGATTGGGATGGTTGGAGCTTGCTTACGAAAAGACTTGGCAAAAATGTGCAATTAGTTGGAGATGATTTATTTGTCACAAACACACTTCGTTTACAAAGAGGCATTGATGAGAATATTGCAAATTCAATATTAATTAAGGTTAATCAAATAGGTTCTCTTACAGAAACACTTGAAGCTATAGAGCTTGCATCAAGGTCAAGTTATACAACTGTCATAAGTCATAGAAGCGGAGAAACTGAAGATACAACTATTGCTGATTTGTCAGTAGCAACTAAATCTGGTCAAATTAAAACAGGGTCATTGAGTCGGAGTGAAAGAGTCGCGAAATATAATCAATTACTTCGTATTGAGGATGAATTAGGTAGTCAAGCCACATATGCTGGACTTGTTGGATTGGGACCACGAGGAAGTTATCAGAGCTAATTGTCACTTTTAAAGCTTTTACTTCCTTGAAAATTATCTAAACGACTTTCGCTTCTCATCTTAAATTTTAATTTAATCCAGCTTAGAGCTATTGGAAATCCAATAGTTACTGGTATGAGAAATAAAAAAGGTCTATTCGTTGAAGCTAGTAAAGCTGAGGATATTGCAAGTGAGCCCAGAAGAACAGAATTACTTAGTGATTGTTGAGCATTAATCATTCTTCTGAGTTGTCTGTCCGATTCACCCATTCTCACTTGAAGTTGCAAGTCGCCCTGTTCTAGTCTTTCTAAATTTTCATCCAAGCGTTTTGGTAGCCCAACAGCTTTACTACCTATTTCAGAAACTTGTCTTCCTAATTCATTAAATAAGTCATTAGAGTCTTGATTTTTTGAAGTCATTAGAGGGAGAAGGAATGGTTTTGCTATTGCTATTAAGTTAAATTCAGGGTCTAAATATCTTCCGACTCCTTCAAAAGTTGATAATGCTCTAAAAACAAAAATCAACTCAATTGGTATTCTAAAGGGTTTCCCATAAGCCAGTTCAGATATATCCCCAGAAAGCTTTTCTATGATTTGAGAATCAAATGGAGGAGTGAGGGCTTCATTTAACATTATTCTTATTAACCTTCTTACTGGACCTACTTCGATATCTTTTTCTATTAATCCAGCTATTTGCAGTTCTTTAACCAGTCCACTAACGTCTCTTAGAGCTGCGGCTTTGATCATTGAATTGAGCCTGCCTCTAATACGCTCAGAGACAAAACCCATCATCCCAAAATCATAGTAAATAAGAGAACCACCCCTGGAAACAGCTAGATTGCCAGGATGAGGATCAGCATGGAAAAAACCGTAATTAACCAATTGTTTTAAATAACTTGTAGCTCCAATTTTTGCGATTAAACTAGTATCAATATCATTACTTTTTAGAGATTTAATATCATTTATCTTGATTCCTGGTAAATACTCCAAACATAAAACTTTACTTGTGCTTAACTCCCAGAATACACTTGGGATTAAAATATTTGAGTCGTCTATAAATTGTTGTTTAAATCTTGCAGCATATTGAGCTTCAATTCGAAAATCTAGTTCTCTGATTAAGACTCTTTTAGACTCCTTTGCGATACCTACCCAGTCATTACCTCTGCTTAGAGACTTTATTCTTTGCACAACTTTTGCAACTTGATTCATTACATCTAAGTCAAGTCTGAAAAATTTTTCTATGTCTGGTCTTTGGACTTTGAAAATAACATTTTTTCCATCAATTAATCTAGCTTTATGAACTTGAGCAAGAGATGCAGAGCCAATTGGTATTTGATCAATACTTATGATTTTTTTATATGAATTACGAAGCTGCTTTTTTAAGATATTTTGAATTTTTTCAAATTCAAAAGGTGGAACTCTATCTTGAAGCGAGCTAAGCTCGTTTACCCATGCAGATGGAATAACATCAGCTCTTGCTGATAAAAGTTGGCCTAATTTTATAAATGCTGAACCTAGATTAACTAATTCTTTTGTAAGCCATTTTGCCCTTAAAGTATTTCTTTTTTCTCTTCTTTTAGAATTATATCCTTTTAAATAAGTCCATTTTTTAGAATCAAACCATAAATAGAAAAGTAAACCTAGTAATATTGTCCAAATCCTAAGGGCTCTTGAAAATCTTTTTAGTTGACTAGCTATAAATATCAATTTTACCCCTCAATATCTTTATTGATTTCGATAACCTTTGATCTGAGATTATCTATTTGTATTTGAATTAAATCTTCTTTGCTTACGCGTTCCTTAGAACTTTTATCTTTTGATGCATTAGCCTTTTTTTCTAGACGTTCGGATTCTTCAATAACCTCTTCTTTGAATTTAGACCATTCATTTTGGAGCTTTTGAGGTAATTCCTCAGTAATTTCAGTGAATTCTTGGGCAGAATTGATCACGTTCTCAGTTATTCGAGCTGCTATTCGGTTTATAGCTGCTTTGAGGAGTATTTCTGAATCACTCAATGATCTAATTATTCAGCTTTCACTTTAGAAGATACAGGGTTTTTTGTGTCTTCAGATTGAAACTGGATATATGCAGATTTGCTCTTAATCAATTAAATCTATTTAGAAGATTGTTTGTTATCGCTCAACCTAGAATATTTTCATTAGAGTTGAAGAATACAAACATTTGATTTGATTTGGGGTAAAAGTCTAATCTATTAACCCAAGTGATCTCAAAACACCCTTTCTCTTTTTGAAAGGGAGCAAAACCTAACTAAGAGATTTTCCATTGGAAACTATTGAAACTGATGTTGTCATAGTTGGTGGTGGCCCTGCTGGTTGCAGTTGTGCGCTTTACACTTCCCGAGCAGACTTAAGAACAGTAATTCTTGATAAAAACCCAGATGTAGGTGCGC is a window of Prochlorococcus marinus str. MIT 0917 DNA encoding:
- the eno gene encoding phosphopyruvate hydratase, with amino-acid sequence MADSLELVIDTIMAREVLDSRGNPTVEAEVLLEGGAIGRSIVPSGASTGAHEAHELRDGGKRYLGKGVIKAVGHIEETIAPALCGLSALDQATVDSVMKQLDDTDNKSNLGANSILAVSMATARAAANGLGLPLYRYLGGPMSSLLPVPLMNVINGGEHAANNLDFQEFMLVPHGAESFREALRMGAEVFHTLKDLLIQKGLSTAVGDEGGFAPNLESNKAAGDLLMQAIEQAGFIPGEQISLALDVASTEFYKEGQYFYGGNSYSSEQMVEELAGLVNSFPIISIEDGLAEDDWDGWSLLTKRLGKNVQLVGDDLFVTNTLRLQRGIDENIANSILIKVNQIGSLTETLEAIELASRSSYTTVISHRSGETEDTTIADLSVATKSGQIKTGSLSRSERVAKYNQLLRIEDELGSQATYAGLVGLGPRGSYQS
- a CDS encoding ABC1 kinase family protein, giving the protein MIFIASQLKRFSRALRIWTILLGLLFYLWFDSKKWTYLKGYNSKRREKRNTLRAKWLTKELVNLGSAFIKLGQLLSARADVIPSAWVNELSSLQDRVPPFEFEKIQNILKKQLRNSYKKIISIDQIPIGSASLAQVHKARLIDGKNVIFKVQRPDIEKFFRLDLDVMNQVAKVVQRIKSLSRGNDWVGIAKESKRVLIRELDFRIEAQYAARFKQQFIDDSNILIPSVFWELSTSKVLCLEYLPGIKINDIKSLKSNDIDTSLIAKIGATSYLKQLVNYGFFHADPHPGNLAVSRGGSLIYYDFGMMGFVSERIRGRLNSMIKAAALRDVSGLVKELQIAGLIEKDIEVGPVRRLIRIMLNEALTPPFDSQIIEKLSGDISELAYGKPFRIPIELIFVFRALSTFEGVGRYLDPEFNLIAIAKPFLLPLMTSKNQDSNDLFNELGRQVSEIGSKAVGLPKRLDENLERLEQGDLQLQVRMGESDRQLRRMINAQQSLSNSVLLGSLAISSALLASTNRPFLFLIPVTIGFPIALSWIKLKFKMRSESRLDNFQGSKSFKSDN